In Streptococcus dysgalactiae subsp. dysgalactiae, the following are encoded in one genomic region:
- a CDS encoding SAG1252 family conjugative relaxosome accessory protein, whose translation MGQEIKLIRKQFRITRQEEKQIKEMMREQKLDSFSEFLRQNLLKKNYQDRIFESWFSLWQSQKFEQISRDVYEVLIIARENHQVTQEHVLILLSCVQELIAEVNQVQPLSHEFREKYMR comes from the coding sequence ATGGGACAAGAAATTAAGTTGATTCGTAAGCAATTTAGAATCACGAGACAAGAAGAAAAACAGATAAAAGAAATGATGAGGGAACAAAAACTGGATAGTTTCTCAGAATTTCTTCGTCAAAATTTGTTGAAAAAGAATTATCAGGATAGAATTTTTGAAAGTTGGTTCTCCCTTTGGCAATCTCAAAAGTTTGAGCAGATTAGTCGAGATGTGTATGAAGTTTTGATTATTGCAAGAGAAAATCACCAAGTGACTCAAGAACACGTTTTAATCTTATTGAGCTGCGTTCAAGAATTGATAGCGGAAGTCAATCAAGTACAACCACTCAGTCATGAGTTTCGTGAAAAATACATGAGATAG
- a CDS encoding MobC family plasmid mobilization relaxosome protein has protein sequence MVYRYRTNLKKVFLTDSELHQLNERIAKSHCQNFSVYARKVLLNPNMSFVTINTDTYDQLVFELRRIGNNINQIARVINYSHLISQEQLNELRKGIGELVTEVEKEFQVKIKKLKEFHGSH, from the coding sequence ATGGTTTATCGATATCGCACTAATCTCAAAAAAGTATTTTTAACAGATTCAGAGTTACATCAATTGAATGAACGAATTGCTAAGAGTCATTGTCAAAATTTTTCAGTCTATGCCAGAAAAGTGTTGCTGAATCCCAATATGTCATTTGTCACCATTAACACGGATACCTATGACCAGTTAGTATTTGAATTGAGACGGATTGGAAATAACATCAATCAAATTGCGCGTGTTATTAATTACAGTCATCTTATTTCTCAAGAACAGCTGAATGAATTGCGTAAGGGGATTGGTGAGTTAGTTACAGAAGTCGAAAAAGAATTTCAAGTAAAGATTAAAAAATTAAAGGAGTTTCATGGTAGTCACTAA